The Nocardioides conyzicola genome has a segment encoding these proteins:
- a CDS encoding NADP-dependent oxidoreductase encodes MSNAVVLAGYGGPEVLVPGTVEVPDPGPGQVRVAVRYAGVGPTDLEIRAGHLAPVFPSPPGTALGFEVAGTVEAVGSGVTGTAVGDEVAAFLPGLGGYAGVVLADHWVARPSHVDPADAAALPASGEAAARVLRQLGVREGETLLVLGATGSVGTLATQLAVSRGARVVAAVRESDLALATRLGAVPVTYGDHLAEQVRGAGLRVDAVLDAATGADLRTAVELAGGAERVVTLSNHEAASLGVRLSGPDPAHADAALAEAMAALASGGLRLRQHTVLPLARAAEAHDRLEAGERTKFLLHV; translated from the coding sequence ATGAGCAACGCAGTCGTCCTCGCCGGGTACGGCGGTCCCGAGGTCCTGGTCCCCGGCACGGTCGAGGTGCCGGACCCCGGACCGGGTCAGGTGCGGGTCGCCGTGCGGTACGCCGGGGTCGGGCCCACCGACCTCGAGATCCGCGCCGGCCACCTGGCCCCGGTCTTCCCGAGCCCGCCCGGCACGGCCCTCGGCTTCGAGGTCGCGGGCACGGTCGAGGCGGTCGGCTCGGGTGTCACCGGCACCGCCGTCGGTGACGAGGTCGCGGCCTTCCTGCCGGGCCTCGGCGGGTACGCCGGTGTCGTGCTGGCCGACCACTGGGTCGCGCGGCCGTCCCACGTGGACCCGGCCGACGCTGCGGCCCTCCCGGCGAGCGGCGAGGCCGCCGCGCGCGTGCTGCGTCAGCTGGGCGTCCGCGAGGGCGAGACGCTCCTGGTCCTCGGCGCCACCGGGTCCGTGGGGACCCTGGCCACCCAGCTCGCCGTCTCCCGCGGTGCCCGCGTGGTCGCGGCGGTGCGCGAGAGCGACCTCGCGCTGGCGACCCGTCTCGGGGCCGTGCCGGTCACGTACGGCGACCACCTGGCCGAGCAGGTCCGCGGCGCCGGCCTGCGTGTCGACGCCGTCCTCGACGCGGCCACCGGTGCCGACCTGCGCACAGCGGTCGAGCTGGCGGGCGGCGCCGAGCGGGTCGTCACGCTGAGCAACCACGAGGCCGCGTCCCTCGGCGTACGGCTCTCCGGCCCGGACCCGGCGCACGCCGACGCCGCGCTGGCCGAGGCCATGGCCGCGCTCGCGAGCGGTGGCCTGCGGCTGCGGCAGCACACGGTGCTGCCACTTGCCCGCGCCGCCGAGGCGCACGATCGGCTCGAGGCCGGGGAGCGCACCAAGTTCCTGCTCCACGTCTGA
- a CDS encoding haloalkane dehalogenase produces the protein MSDVLRTPDDRFVGLPGYPFEPHYLDVRAEGMDPVRMHYLDEGPADGPVALLLHGQPTWSYLYRTVVPVLVAAGIRVIAPDNIGYGRSDKPAVATDYTFARHIEWTRSLVTGLDLRDITLVAQDWGGPIGFSVLGAEPDRFARVVAANTILHTADPALADRLTWAVHGVGDSRVVLEEGLVDYLLYTQRAPLLRPSDFIGAATATPPAPEVLAAYDAPYPSVEHTAGLRQMIALLPLTRNDVGARIGRRTMRALEEFDRPFVTAYSDGDPATRGWETVFQERVPGARGRRHVTIEGAGHFLQEDAGAELGRIVADVIATT, from the coding sequence GTGAGCGACGTGCTGCGGACCCCCGACGACCGCTTCGTAGGACTCCCGGGCTACCCCTTCGAGCCGCACTACCTCGACGTACGCGCCGAGGGGATGGACCCGGTGCGGATGCACTACCTGGACGAGGGCCCGGCGGACGGACCGGTGGCGCTGCTGCTGCACGGGCAGCCGACCTGGTCCTACCTCTACCGCACGGTCGTGCCGGTGCTGGTCGCCGCGGGGATCCGGGTGATCGCGCCCGACAACATCGGCTACGGCCGCTCCGACAAGCCCGCGGTCGCGACCGACTACACGTTCGCGCGACACATCGAGTGGACGCGCAGCCTCGTCACCGGCCTGGACCTGCGCGACATCACGCTCGTCGCCCAGGACTGGGGCGGGCCGATCGGCTTCAGCGTGCTGGGCGCGGAGCCGGACCGGTTCGCGCGGGTCGTCGCCGCCAACACGATCCTGCACACCGCCGACCCGGCGCTCGCCGACCGGCTCACCTGGGCGGTGCACGGCGTCGGCGACTCCCGGGTGGTGCTCGAGGAGGGTCTCGTCGACTACCTGCTCTACACGCAGCGGGCGCCGCTGCTCCGACCGAGCGACTTCATCGGGGCGGCCACCGCGACCCCACCCGCACCGGAGGTGCTGGCGGCGTACGACGCGCCGTACCCCTCGGTCGAGCACACCGCCGGGCTGCGGCAGATGATCGCCCTGCTCCCGCTGACCCGCAACGACGTCGGCGCGCGGATCGGCCGGCGGACGATGCGCGCGCTCGAGGAGTTCGACCGGCCGTTCGTGACCGCCTACTCCGATGGCGACCCGGCGACCCGCGGCTGGGAGACGGTCTTCCAGGAGCGCGTCCCCGGCGCGCGGGGGAGACGCCACGTGACGATCGAGGGCGCCGGGCACTTCCTGCAGGAGGACGCGGGCGCGGAGCTGGGCCGGATCGTCGCGGACGTGATCGCGACGACGTGA
- a CDS encoding DUF5996 family protein yields MNGHDGSWPQLLVDDWVDTRDTLHRWTQVVGKVRLALSPFENHWWHVALYVNGTGLTTSLMPVGGRGLEIQFDFVDHRLLLDSTDGRRRTVELYARSVADFHEEVRGRLRELDVDAPISARPVEVEDATPFAQDVHHASYDADAAHLFWLSLVKAHGVLTAFRGEFRGKCSPVHFFWGAFDLAVTRFSGRDAARHPGGVPNCPDRVMWEAYCAEVSSAGFWPGGSPEGSFYSYSYPEPPGFARAQVSPAGASYDDALGEFLLPYHLVREAPDPDAYLLDFLRSTYEPSVVRERAGG; encoded by the coding sequence GTGAACGGGCACGACGGGAGCTGGCCGCAGCTCCTGGTCGACGACTGGGTCGACACGCGTGACACGCTGCACCGCTGGACGCAGGTGGTGGGCAAGGTGCGCCTGGCGCTCTCGCCCTTCGAGAACCACTGGTGGCACGTCGCGCTCTACGTCAACGGGACGGGCCTGACCACCTCGTTGATGCCGGTCGGCGGCCGCGGCCTCGAGATCCAGTTCGACTTCGTCGACCACCGGCTCCTCCTCGACAGCACGGACGGGCGGCGCCGCACGGTGGAGCTCTACGCCCGGTCGGTCGCCGACTTCCACGAGGAGGTCCGCGGCCGCCTGCGAGAGCTCGACGTGGACGCGCCGATCAGCGCGAGACCAGTCGAGGTCGAGGACGCCACCCCGTTCGCCCAGGACGTCCATCACGCGTCGTACGACGCGGACGCCGCGCACCTGTTCTGGCTGTCCCTGGTCAAGGCGCACGGGGTCCTCACCGCCTTCCGCGGGGAGTTCCGCGGCAAGTGCAGCCCGGTCCACTTCTTCTGGGGCGCGTTCGACCTCGCGGTCACCCGCTTCTCCGGTCGAGACGCCGCCCGGCACCCGGGCGGCGTCCCGAACTGTCCCGACCGGGTGATGTGGGAGGCCTACTGCGCCGAGGTCTCCAGCGCCGGGTTCTGGCCGGGCGGCAGTCCGGAGGGGAGCTTCTACTCCTACTCCTACCCCGAGCCACCCGGGTTCGCGCGGGCCCAGGTCTCCCCCGCCGGCGCGTCGTACGACGACGCGCTCGGGGAGTTCCTGCTGCCCTACCACCTGGTCCGGGAGGCACCCGATCCCGACGCCTACCTGCTCGACTTCCTCCGGTCGACCTACGAGCCGTCGGTGGTGCGTGAGCGGGCGGGCGGCTGA
- a CDS encoding MarR family winged helix-turn-helix transcriptional regulator gives MTSGARPGTDAGLTTEQEAAWFAYMRVVLRLDYELNRQLQQDSDLSLADYDVLNALADSPDGRLQVSALGIRIGWELSRVSHHLRRMETRSLVRRERSVADRRATDAVLTPAGRDAIRAATPGHVALVKRLVFDGLPDELLPGLTRALDAVHEQVLAEGTLPRPASRQTRWA, from the coding sequence ATGACGAGCGGTGCACGGCCGGGGACCGACGCGGGGCTGACCACCGAGCAGGAGGCGGCGTGGTTCGCCTACATGCGCGTCGTGCTGCGGCTCGACTACGAGCTCAACCGCCAGCTGCAGCAGGACAGCGACCTCTCGCTGGCCGACTACGACGTCCTGAACGCGCTCGCCGACTCACCGGACGGCCGGCTGCAGGTCAGCGCCCTCGGCATCCGGATCGGCTGGGAGCTCAGCCGCGTCTCCCACCACCTGCGCCGGATGGAGACGCGCTCGCTGGTGCGCCGCGAACGCTCGGTCGCCGACCGCCGGGCGACCGACGCGGTCCTCACCCCGGCCGGTCGCGACGCCATCCGGGCGGCGACACCGGGCCACGTGGCGCTGGTCAAGCGGCTCGTGTTCGACGGGCTCCCCGACGAGCTGCTGCCCGGCCTCACCCGGGCGCTCGACGCCGTCCACGAGCAGGTCCTCGCCGAGGGCACGCTCCCCCGGCCCGCGTCGCGTCAGACCCGCTGGGCCTGA
- a CDS encoding SDR family NAD(P)-dependent oxidoreductase, whose amino-acid sequence MNALQGKVALVTGGTSGIGRATARRFVEEGAVVFVTGRRAAELEATVAELGPQSHGIRADVGRPEELAEVFARIEELGRGLDVVFANAGGGSFATLADLTPEHFDETFATNVRGTVFTVQAALPHLNQGASVVLAGSSAATSGTPAFGVYAATKAAIRSFARTWAAELAERGVRVNVVVPGPIDTEGLRGLAPDHGQAEQLVKQLGSAVPLGRVGHPDEVAAAVLFLASDQSSYMTGSELFVDGGDEQQ is encoded by the coding sequence ATGAACGCACTGCAGGGCAAGGTCGCCCTGGTCACCGGCGGCACCTCCGGCATCGGACGGGCCACCGCCCGCCGCTTCGTCGAGGAGGGCGCCGTCGTCTTCGTCACCGGCCGTCGCGCCGCCGAGCTGGAGGCCACGGTCGCCGAGCTCGGCCCGCAGAGCCACGGCATCCGTGCCGACGTCGGCCGGCCCGAGGAGCTGGCGGAGGTCTTCGCCCGGATCGAGGAGCTCGGCCGTGGGCTCGACGTCGTCTTCGCCAACGCCGGCGGCGGCTCGTTCGCCACGCTGGCCGACCTGACCCCCGAGCACTTCGACGAGACGTTCGCGACCAACGTGCGCGGCACCGTCTTCACCGTGCAGGCCGCGCTCCCGCACCTCAACCAGGGTGCCTCGGTCGTCCTCGCCGGCTCCTCGGCCGCGACCAGCGGCACCCCGGCCTTCGGGGTCTACGCAGCGACCAAGGCGGCAATCCGGTCCTTCGCCCGGACCTGGGCCGCCGAGCTCGCCGAGCGCGGCGTGCGCGTGAACGTCGTCGTGCCCGGGCCCATCGACACCGAGGGGCTGCGCGGGCTCGCGCCCGACCACGGCCAGGCCGAGCAGCTGGTCAAGCAGCTTGGCAGCGCGGTGCCACTGGGTCGTGTCGGCCACCCCGACGAGGTCGCCGCCGCGGTGCTCTTCCTGGCCTCGGACCAGAGCAGCTACATGACCGGATCGGAGCTCTTCGTGGACGGTGGCGACGAGCAGCAGTAG
- a CDS encoding FAD-dependent oxidoreductase gives MTSAPPSEPVLDEGQFRRLATYGVPQEVAVGDELYATGDASYDLILLETASVDIVRDATASEAEHVVTRRSPGDFLGELSLLTGQAVYLTARVTVAGRIVRIDTETFRRLLSEQVDIADVLLEAFSVRRDALKEAAGSALELVGWPTAVETRELRAYVGRLGLPHSWFEAGSVAGHALMAAIEVSEADLPAVVVAGRVLRTATPGEVAEVLGLTYRQSVSDVDLVVVGAGPAGLAAAVYGASEGLVTVLLDAAVPGGQAGTSSRIENYLGFPQGISGDALARLAMVQALKFGTQIYAPCRVEGLEVTATGPVLRLVDGTEIRTRAVIVTSGARYRRLDVPGWDEFEERGCVHYSATELDVRGYESQPVAVIGGANSAGQAALFLASRGSHVDLVVRRDDIRATMSSYLVDRLEVHPMVRIRTASNVLALEGRDRLMSVVVGGPDGDEKVECHAVFCFVGADPATDWLTGVELDEDGFVLTDVRLGPDAGADRLPFQTNLPGVFAAGDVRAGSMKRVAAAVGEGASAVASVHVVLGRQVEGPRT, from the coding sequence ATGACGTCCGCGCCACCGTCCGAGCCCGTCCTCGACGAGGGTCAGTTCCGCAGGCTCGCGACGTACGGCGTCCCGCAGGAGGTCGCCGTCGGTGACGAGCTCTACGCGACCGGCGACGCGTCCTACGACCTGATCCTCCTGGAGACCGCGTCGGTGGACATCGTCCGTGACGCCACCGCGAGCGAGGCCGAGCACGTGGTGACGCGGCGGAGCCCGGGTGACTTCCTCGGCGAGCTCAGCCTGCTGACCGGGCAGGCCGTCTACCTGACCGCGCGGGTGACCGTGGCGGGCCGGATCGTCCGCATCGACACCGAGACCTTCCGCCGGCTGCTGAGCGAGCAGGTCGACATCGCCGACGTGCTGCTGGAGGCGTTCAGCGTGCGTCGCGACGCGCTCAAGGAGGCGGCCGGCAGCGCGCTCGAGCTGGTCGGCTGGCCGACCGCCGTCGAGACCCGGGAGCTGCGGGCGTACGTCGGCCGGCTCGGGCTCCCGCACTCCTGGTTCGAGGCGGGCTCGGTCGCCGGGCACGCGCTGATGGCGGCGATCGAGGTGAGCGAGGCCGACCTGCCCGCGGTCGTCGTCGCCGGCCGGGTCCTCCGCACGGCGACGCCCGGCGAGGTCGCCGAGGTGCTCGGCCTGACCTACCGCCAGTCCGTCAGCGACGTCGACCTGGTGGTCGTCGGCGCCGGCCCGGCCGGCCTCGCCGCGGCGGTCTACGGCGCGTCCGAGGGGTTGGTCACCGTGCTGCTCGACGCGGCCGTGCCGGGTGGGCAGGCGGGGACGAGCTCGCGCATCGAGAACTACCTCGGCTTCCCGCAGGGCATCAGCGGTGACGCGCTGGCCCGGCTGGCGATGGTGCAGGCGCTCAAGTTCGGCACCCAGATCTATGCGCCCTGCCGGGTCGAGGGCCTCGAGGTGACCGCCACCGGTCCCGTCCTCCGGCTGGTGGACGGCACCGAGATCCGCACCCGCGCCGTCATCGTCACGTCCGGCGCGCGCTACCGGCGCCTCGACGTGCCCGGCTGGGACGAGTTCGAGGAGCGCGGCTGCGTGCACTACTCGGCCACCGAGCTCGACGTGCGCGGCTACGAGTCGCAGCCCGTCGCCGTCATCGGGGGCGCGAACTCCGCGGGACAGGCCGCCCTCTTCCTCGCCTCGCGCGGCTCCCACGTCGACCTCGTCGTGCGCCGTGACGACATCCGCGCCACGATGTCGAGCTATCTCGTCGACCGGCTCGAGGTGCACCCGATGGTGCGGATCCGTACGGCGAGCAACGTGCTGGCGCTCGAGGGTCGCGACCGGCTGATGTCGGTGGTCGTCGGCGGCCCCGACGGCGACGAGAAGGTCGAGTGCCACGCCGTCTTCTGCTTCGTCGGTGCGGACCCGGCGACCGACTGGCTCACGGGCGTCGAGCTCGACGAGGACGGGTTCGTGCTGACCGACGTGCGCCTCGGACCGGACGCCGGCGCCGACCGGCTGCCCTTCCAGACCAACCTGCCGGGGGTGTTCGCCGCCGGCGACGTGCGCGCGGGCTCGATGAAGCGGGTCGCCGCCGCGGTCGGTGAGGGCGCCAGCGCGGTGGCCTCCGTCCACGTGGTGCTGGGGCGGCAGGTCGAGGGGCCGCGGACGTGA
- a CDS encoding alpha/beta hydrolase, with protein MPSPTVVLVHGAFADASSFGALVPELLADGLAVRVPAVPNRSLSGDAEYIASVVSQIDGPVLLVGHSYGGAVITVAGATDNVVGLVYLAGYALDEGESLGELQGRFPDSPLAEALVYTPFPQPGSEPGTDVSVDIEKFPAIFAADVDPDLARVLAVSQRPLAGAAFGEAASVAAWKTKPAWGVVSSSDRTINPDVERFGYERAGMTTVEIDSSHLVMLAHPQEVADVIRTAITTLGS; from the coding sequence ATGCCCAGCCCCACAGTCGTCCTCGTCCACGGCGCCTTTGCCGATGCCTCCAGCTTCGGCGCCCTCGTGCCCGAGCTGCTCGCGGACGGCCTCGCCGTGCGCGTGCCCGCTGTCCCCAACCGCAGCCTGAGCGGCGACGCCGAGTACATCGCCTCGGTCGTCTCCCAGATCGACGGTCCGGTCCTGCTCGTCGGCCACTCGTACGGCGGCGCGGTGATCACCGTCGCCGGCGCGACCGACAACGTGGTCGGCCTGGTCTACCTGGCCGGCTACGCGCTCGACGAGGGCGAGAGCCTCGGCGAGCTCCAGGGTCGGTTCCCCGACTCGCCGCTCGCGGAGGCCCTGGTCTACACGCCCTTCCCGCAGCCGGGGAGCGAACCCGGGACCGACGTGTCGGTCGACATCGAGAAGTTCCCGGCGATCTTCGCCGCGGACGTCGATCCCGACCTGGCGCGGGTGCTCGCCGTCTCCCAGCGACCGCTGGCCGGCGCCGCCTTCGGCGAGGCGGCGTCCGTCGCCGCATGGAAGACCAAGCCGGCCTGGGGCGTCGTGTCGTCGTCGGACCGGACGATCAACCCCGACGTCGAGCGGTTCGGCTACGAGCGCGCCGGCATGACGACCGTCGAGATCGACTCCTCGCACCTCGTGATGCTGGCGCACCCCCAGGAGGTGGCGGACGTCATCCGCACCGCGATCACGACCCTGGGCTCCTGA
- a CDS encoding alpha/beta hydrolase, with amino-acid sequence MTDIKPVLEPAAQEFVEATANPPYLFDLSIEEGRTTVDSVQDGDIPAPAVDTDELTIAGGPSGEVSITVYRPAGSVGPLPVILFTHGAGWVFGDAHTHDRLVRELTTRAEAATVFTNYSRSPEARYPTAIEEIYAALEWIGEHGSEHDLDTNRIAVAGDSVGGNMTAAITIMAKQRGGPRLAAQLLYYPVTDASFDTGSYHQFATDYWLRRDAMQWFWDQYTTDPEDRAQITASPLRASLEELADLPQALVIVGEADVLRDEGEAYAAKLRAAGVPVTAVRYQGIIHDFVMVNALRDTHAAKAATAQGADFLRAALYDE; translated from the coding sequence ATGACCGACATCAAGCCCGTGCTCGAGCCGGCCGCCCAGGAGTTCGTCGAGGCGACCGCCAACCCGCCGTACCTCTTCGACCTCTCCATCGAGGAGGGTCGCACGACCGTCGACTCCGTGCAGGACGGGGACATCCCCGCGCCCGCCGTCGACACCGACGAGCTCACCATCGCCGGCGGTCCGTCCGGCGAGGTCTCCATCACCGTCTACCGGCCAGCCGGGTCGGTCGGTCCGCTGCCGGTGATCCTCTTCACCCACGGGGCCGGCTGGGTCTTCGGCGACGCCCACACCCACGACCGGCTGGTGCGCGAGCTCACCACCCGCGCCGAGGCGGCGACCGTCTTCACCAACTACAGCCGCTCCCCCGAGGCGAGGTACCCGACTGCCATCGAGGAGATCTACGCGGCCCTGGAGTGGATCGGCGAGCACGGGTCCGAGCACGACCTCGACACCAACCGCATCGCGGTGGCCGGCGACTCGGTCGGCGGCAACATGACCGCAGCGATCACGATCATGGCCAAGCAGCGCGGCGGTCCGCGGCTCGCCGCCCAGCTGCTCTACTACCCGGTCACGGACGCGTCGTTCGACACCGGCTCCTACCACCAGTTCGCCACCGACTACTGGCTGCGCCGTGACGCCATGCAGTGGTTCTGGGACCAGTACACGACCGACCCCGAGGACCGCGCCCAGATCACCGCGTCGCCGCTGCGCGCCAGCCTCGAGGAGCTCGCCGACCTGCCGCAGGCGCTGGTGATCGTCGGCGAGGCCGACGTGCTGCGCGACGAGGGCGAGGCGTACGCCGCCAAGCTGCGCGCCGCCGGCGTACCCGTGACGGCGGTGCGCTACCAGGGCATCATCCACGACTTCGTGATGGTCAACGCCCTGCGCGACACCCATGCCGCCAAGGCCGCCACGGCCCAGGGAGCCGACTTCCTGCGCGCCGCCCTGTACGACGAGTGA
- a CDS encoding LuxR C-terminal-related transcriptional regulator, which produces MAEDLGSRTAEVLTTWELLARPPRTVCVTGEPGAGKSTVLAGVADLAVAADWQVVRLRGRPTEQGVPFAGIVDLLTARGLDVPAPLRARADELVATLAEPVDGGAAGALGLRLAVLGWLVDLGAARPLLVLVDDQQWLDESSWSVLSFAANRVADTPVACLASTRSATGAPGLEDAPTVALRPLDLDRAGALLDGLGIPLEAAVRTAVIERAAGNPLALCEFARVATPTTSAGGETPSVPPKVEAAFAAELPGLPSRTRSALLLAAAGGNDVQVLGQALPTGSVPAALAPAESVGLVTVVEGRVRFRHPLARSTVYDQASTAERVAAHHQLAAVYVDDEPRRTWHRAAASSRPDEELAAELATAASAAHARGAYAEAGRAMVRAAELSPRRSDRDSRMLRALELMTHTGHIARLQALSERIRDESSDPAIRAVAGHRMAYAMAQSMRQAAALDALESSLEELISVDVDAGWASLTTLASLSYQTGRGADRVRAWYDRYVRETRPTGGAFDEVTRAAQAWIEVALAPLSRPPQLVARVRDTRPLDLELGPEFVVPHEVLLGVTAWVLDEPEVASRRLEKAVAMMRRSIGAGQLIQTLMALGQVQFDRGAFADAADTARSMIDIAEADGLGYYRLVGRELLVRVAAVTGEPSAARAQAEAVLRALDIGECAALEANLRVTLARAAFASGDIQESYRHARSLFDRDGTPMHPHVCYRALGDLAAVAARVGEREAVRGVVERAHAHLDGTGNARYTVILQRALALLAEGDEAEAYFELATSNPDAARWPFELAHAQLGYGVWLRRRRRTTQARAHLATAHETFTRLGARAWADAAETELRAAGVAQPGPEPAWDQLTAQERQIVRLAAEGLTNREIGRRLFLSPRTVSTHLYRAFPKLGVASRAQLRDVLDQPDPGPMT; this is translated from the coding sequence GTGGCGGAGGATCTCGGGAGTCGTACGGCGGAGGTGCTCACGACCTGGGAGCTGCTCGCCCGACCACCGCGCACCGTCTGCGTCACCGGGGAGCCGGGGGCGGGCAAGTCGACCGTCCTGGCCGGGGTCGCCGACCTGGCTGTCGCCGCTGACTGGCAGGTGGTCCGGCTGCGTGGTCGTCCGACCGAGCAGGGCGTGCCCTTTGCGGGGATCGTCGACCTGCTGACGGCGCGGGGGCTCGACGTACCGGCGCCGCTGCGGGCACGGGCGGACGAGCTCGTCGCGACGCTCGCGGAGCCTGTCGACGGCGGCGCCGCCGGCGCACTCGGCCTGCGTCTCGCCGTGCTGGGCTGGTTGGTCGACCTCGGCGCGGCGAGACCGTTGCTGGTGCTCGTGGACGACCAGCAGTGGCTCGACGAGAGCTCGTGGTCGGTGCTGTCCTTCGCGGCCAACCGGGTCGCCGACACCCCGGTCGCCTGCCTGGCCTCGACCCGGTCGGCCACGGGTGCGCCCGGGCTGGAGGACGCCCCGACGGTCGCGCTGCGCCCGCTCGACCTCGACCGCGCCGGCGCCCTGCTGGACGGCCTCGGGATCCCCCTCGAGGCAGCCGTCCGGACCGCGGTGATCGAGCGTGCCGCCGGCAACCCGCTCGCGCTGTGCGAGTTCGCCCGGGTCGCGACGCCGACCACGAGCGCCGGTGGCGAGACGCCCTCGGTGCCACCGAAGGTCGAGGCCGCCTTCGCGGCCGAGCTGCCAGGACTGCCGAGCCGGACCCGCTCGGCGCTGCTGCTGGCCGCGGCCGGCGGCAACGACGTCCAGGTGCTCGGTCAGGCCCTGCCCACCGGGTCGGTGCCCGCCGCGCTCGCACCTGCCGAGAGCGTCGGGCTCGTCACGGTGGTCGAGGGCCGGGTCCGGTTCCGGCATCCGCTGGCGCGCTCGACCGTGTACGACCAGGCCTCGACGGCCGAACGGGTGGCCGCCCACCACCAGCTCGCGGCGGTGTACGTCGACGACGAGCCGCGCCGCACCTGGCACCGGGCCGCGGCGAGCTCGAGGCCCGACGAGGAGCTCGCCGCGGAGCTCGCGACCGCGGCGAGCGCGGCCCACGCCCGGGGCGCGTACGCCGAGGCGGGCCGCGCGATGGTCCGCGCCGCCGAGCTGAGCCCGCGCCGGAGCGACCGTGACTCCCGGATGCTCCGCGCCCTGGAGCTGATGACGCACACCGGCCACATCGCCCGCCTGCAGGCGCTGTCGGAGCGGATCCGCGACGAGAGCTCCGACCCCGCGATCCGCGCCGTCGCGGGGCACCGGATGGCGTACGCGATGGCGCAGTCGATGCGGCAGGCCGCCGCGCTCGACGCGCTCGAGAGCTCGCTGGAGGAGCTGATCTCGGTCGACGTCGACGCCGGCTGGGCATCGCTGACCACGCTGGCCTCCCTCAGCTACCAGACCGGGCGGGGCGCCGACCGGGTGCGTGCCTGGTACGACCGCTACGTCCGCGAGACCCGGCCGACCGGCGGGGCGTTCGACGAGGTGACGCGCGCCGCGCAGGCCTGGATCGAGGTCGCGCTGGCCCCGCTGTCCCGACCGCCCCAGCTGGTCGCGCGGGTCCGCGACACCCGCCCCCTCGACCTCGAGCTGGGGCCGGAGTTCGTGGTCCCGCACGAGGTGCTGCTGGGCGTGACGGCCTGGGTCCTGGACGAGCCCGAGGTCGCGAGCCGCCGGCTGGAGAAGGCGGTCGCGATGATGCGCCGCTCGATCGGCGCCGGCCAGCTGATCCAGACACTGATGGCGCTGGGCCAGGTGCAGTTCGACCGGGGAGCCTTCGCCGACGCCGCGGACACCGCCCGGTCGATGATCGACATCGCGGAGGCCGACGGCCTGGGCTACTACCGGCTCGTGGGCCGCGAGCTGCTGGTCAGGGTCGCCGCGGTCACCGGGGAGCCGAGTGCCGCCCGGGCCCAGGCGGAGGCGGTCCTGCGCGCGCTCGACATCGGGGAGTGCGCGGCCCTGGAGGCCAACCTGAGGGTGACGCTGGCGCGTGCCGCGTTCGCCTCCGGCGACATCCAGGAGAGCTACCGGCACGCCCGGTCGCTCTTCGACCGCGACGGCACGCCGATGCACCCGCACGTCTGCTACCGCGCGCTCGGCGACCTGGCCGCCGTCGCGGCGCGGGTCGGTGAGCGCGAGGCCGTGCGTGGCGTCGTCGAGCGCGCCCACGCCCACCTCGACGGCACCGGCAACGCCCGCTACACGGTGATCCTCCAGCGCGCCCTGGCGCTGCTGGCCGAGGGCGACGAGGCGGAGGCCTACTTCGAGCTCGCCACGTCCAACCCCGACGCCGCGCGCTGGCCCTTCGAGCTCGCCCACGCCCAGCTGGGGTACGGCGTCTGGCTGCGGCGCCGACGTCGTACGACGCAGGCGCGGGCGCACCTGGCCACGGCCCACGAGACGTTCACCCGGCTCGGCGCCCGGGCGTGGGCCGACGCCGCCGAGACCGAGCTGAGGGCGGCCGGGGTCGCGCAGCCCGGCCCGGAGCCGGCCTGGGACCAGCTGACCGCCCAGGAGCGCCAGATCGTCAGGCTCGCCGCCGAGGGACTCACCAACCGCGAGATCGGGCGGCGGCTCTTCCTGTCGCCGCGGACCGTGTCGACCCACCTCTACCGGGCCTTCCCCAAGCTCGGCGTCGCCTCCCGGGCGCAGCTGCGCGACGTGCTCGACCAGCCCGACCCCGGACCGATGACGTAG